A DNA window from Anastrepha obliqua isolate idAnaObli1 chromosome 5, idAnaObli1_1.0, whole genome shotgun sequence contains the following coding sequences:
- the LOC129249158 gene encoding uncharacterized protein LOC129249158, with protein MNAPLKMLYHTKSATFSAAFSILLICCCFLPSAEPLVVPQELPSILSLIYSNIPPIKKGTDSRLGFGFRLGNHADFQVLLELGPQKNTRPIGENADSENTFNKRQVSKAHRDYLLRKQAQEALKQLTSSTTATITTSEATGGSWLENWSKAMNTNRNSHKEDTGMDIAMNKKKSTPKFTQSVNKKQQQQSEKLSPTLATVNKSMMQLQMLYQMATTTTTSTTTGTPMDADSGTGSPMTIITTVPQFQRLPAPIAPNKGGPLSLGGPTGFTPRPPEELALQIISELQGEKKSKSEITKELMNVSLEEGE; from the exons taccCAGCGCCGAGCCACTTGTTGTGCCCCAGGAGCTGCCCTCCATTCTATCATTAATCTACTCCAATATTCCACCCATTAAAAAAG GTACCGACTCTCGCCTTGGTTTCGGCTTTCGTCTCGGCAACCACGCGGACTTCCAGGTCCTACTCGAGCTAGGACCGCAGAAGAACACACGCCCAATTGGCGAGAATGCTGATTCGGAGAATACCTTCAACAAACGACAAGTGAGCAAAGCGCATCGCGACTATCTGCTGCGCAAGCAAGCACAAGAAGCGCTCAAGCAGCTCACCAGTAGCACCACGGCTACAATTACAACAAGTGAAGCTACAGGCGGTAGTTGGTTGGAAAATTGGTCAAAAGCTATGAACACAAACAGGAATAGCCACAAAGAGGATACCGGCATGGACATTGCaatgaataaaaagaaatcgaCCCCAAAATTCACACAGAGTGTAAAcaaaaagcagcagcagcaatcgGAGAAGTTGAGTCCAACATTGGCCACGGTAAATAAGTCAATGATGCAGCTGCAAATGCTCTACCAAATGGCCACCACTACCACTACCAGTACAACAACAGGAACACCAATGGATGCCGATTCAGGCACTGGGTCGCCAATGACGATTATCACAACGGTGCCACAGTTTCAGAGGCTGCCTGCACCGATTGCCCCAAATAAAGGTGGGCCATTGAGCTTGGGTGGCCCAACAGGCTTTACCCCACGTCCGCCTGAGGAATTGGCATTGCAAATAATATCTGAGCTGCAAGGTGAGAAGAAATCGAAGAGTGAAATTACAAAGGAATTGATGAATGTGAGTCTTGAGGAGGGCGAGTAA